Proteins from a genomic interval of Tenacibaculum sp. SZ-18:
- a CDS encoding lysine N(6)-hydroxylase/L-ornithine N(5)-oxygenase family protein — protein MKQNNVADFIAIGVGPFNLGLACLTEPIENLNGIFLDKKESFDWHPGMLLENTTLQIPFMADLVTLADPTNKFSFLNYIKERGTMYSFYIRENFLLLRNEYNQYCQWAIEKLSNVYFNTEVIHIDYEEESGFYIVTSNCTKTQEIKIYKSKKLVFGTGTPPYIPESCKKLKEKAIHSSQYLDFKEELQKQKKITVLGSGQSAAEIFYDLLQEADSRGYELNWITRSPRFFPLEYSKLTLEMTSPEYVDYFYNLPDEKRDDLIKNQKHLYKGINSDLIAAIHDTLYTKRVTNKVPLKVSLRTNSELIKTQLLEDSIQLDLHQIEQDKYFRHITQGLVLATGYTYQLPDFVDGILDRIKWDSRERFDVGRNYSIDISNKEIFVQNAELHTHGFVTPDLGMAAYRNSYIIKELTGVEHYPIEQKIAFQQFEVHEDEEIPVTILNEYET, from the coding sequence ATGAAGCAGAACAATGTAGCTGATTTTATTGCAATTGGAGTTGGTCCTTTTAATTTAGGATTAGCTTGTTTAACAGAACCTATAGAAAATTTAAATGGAATTTTTCTAGACAAAAAAGAAAGTTTTGATTGGCACCCAGGAATGTTGCTGGAAAACACAACATTACAAATTCCGTTTATGGCTGATTTGGTAACCTTGGCAGATCCTACCAATAAATTTAGTTTTTTGAACTATATAAAAGAGCGGGGGACAATGTATTCTTTTTATATCCGTGAAAACTTTCTGTTATTGCGTAATGAATACAATCAGTATTGTCAATGGGCTATTGAAAAGTTATCTAATGTTTATTTCAATACGGAGGTAATTCATATTGATTACGAAGAAGAAAGTGGTTTTTATATCGTAACCAGCAATTGTACAAAAACTCAAGAAATTAAAATTTATAAGTCAAAGAAGCTGGTATTTGGTACTGGAACACCTCCATATATTCCTGAATCTTGCAAGAAATTGAAAGAAAAAGCTATCCATTCTTCTCAATATTTAGATTTTAAAGAAGAGTTGCAGAAGCAAAAGAAAATTACAGTTTTAGGAAGTGGACAAAGTGCAGCAGAGATATTTTATGATTTATTACAAGAGGCAGATTCGAGAGGATATGAACTAAATTGGATTACACGTTCACCTAGATTTTTCCCGCTTGAATATTCTAAGTTGACTTTAGAAATGACATCACCTGAATATGTAGACTATTTCTATAATTTACCTGACGAGAAAAGAGATGATTTAATTAAAAATCAAAAGCATTTATATAAAGGAATTAACAGCGATTTAATTGCTGCAATTCATGATACGTTATATACAAAGAGAGTTACTAATAAAGTCCCATTGAAGGTATCACTCCGTACTAATTCTGAATTAATTAAAACACAATTATTAGAGGATTCGATTCAGTTGGATTTACATCAAATTGAGCAAGACAAGTATTTCAGACATATAACTCAAGGTTTAGTTTTAGCAACTGGATATACTTATCAACTTCCTGATTTTGTTGATGGAATTTTAGATAGGATTAAATGGGATTCTAGGGAACGCTTCGATGTAGGAAGAAACTACAGTATTGATATTTCAAACAAAGAAATATTTGTTCAAAACGCTGAGTTACATACACATGGTTTTGTGACTCCAGATTTAGGAATGGCGGCTTATAGGAACTCTTATATTATCAAAGAACTTACTGGAGTTGAACATTATCCAATCGAACAAAAAATTGCTTTTCAACAATTTGAAGTTCATGAAGATGAAGAAATACCAGTAACTATTTTAAATGAATATGAAACTTAA
- a CDS encoding MFS transporter, translating into MKLKTFLIVMTLVAVVSDYLLHPFYPQFFELRFGIENPELVGYYFAAICFMVMIAFPFWAYVSKKVSELNILVYTQFVAGILALLCFYTESYIAFWIISLIMVIFKGSYLLVYPYILKIITKEEHPSTIGLLSVVVHLGGILGAVIGGLTVDLIDPRNIFLIMALGDFVQMGMSIYLLRSKKYATGLVVSEELESKEERFLPKGFILKLGIITLILYFSDFLIRPFFSLYWESFSSFKTKLVSGTIYAIPGFIALIALWINNRRKTSDGYKGIINALFIALIGLFLQGIPSELFVISGRIIYGWAIFQGVVKFDVLLFELSSPESYAIDYSKIHFFQNLGVLLASLSVGIVVEDFGLQIPFTIAFMGFIITLLLYFFVFKSVRVHHKQLAKN; encoded by the coding sequence ATGAAACTTAAAACTTTTTTAATAGTTATGACGTTGGTTGCTGTAGTTAGCGATTATCTATTGCATCCATTTTATCCTCAATTTTTTGAATTACGTTTTGGGATAGAGAATCCTGAATTGGTAGGTTATTATTTTGCTGCAATTTGTTTCATGGTAATGATTGCATTTCCGTTTTGGGCATATGTTTCAAAAAAAGTGTCAGAATTAAATATTTTGGTTTATACACAGTTTGTAGCAGGAATTCTAGCTTTACTTTGTTTTTATACAGAATCATATATAGCTTTTTGGATTATTTCATTAATCATGGTGATTTTTAAGGGTAGTTATTTATTGGTGTATCCCTATATATTAAAAATTATCACTAAAGAGGAACATCCAAGTACAATTGGTCTTTTATCAGTAGTTGTCCATTTAGGAGGAATTCTTGGCGCTGTTATTGGCGGATTGACAGTAGATTTAATTGATCCTAGAAATATATTTCTAATAATGGCTTTGGGAGATTTTGTTCAAATGGGAATGAGTATCTATTTATTAAGAAGTAAAAAATACGCAACAGGTTTAGTAGTTTCCGAAGAACTAGAATCAAAAGAAGAACGTTTTTTACCTAAAGGATTTATTCTAAAGTTAGGAATTATTACTTTAATTTTATATTTCAGTGATTTTCTAATAAGACCATTTTTCTCGCTGTATTGGGAAAGTTTCTCAAGTTTTAAAACTAAACTTGTTTCAGGTACAATTTATGCTATTCCTGGTTTTATTGCTCTAATTGCCCTTTGGATAAATAATAGAAGAAAAACAAGTGATGGTTACAAAGGAATTATAAATGCCTTATTTATTGCTTTAATTGGACTGTTTTTGCAAGGAATACCTTCTGAGTTATTTGTGATTTCAGGAAGAATTATTTATGGTTGGGCAATTTTTCAAGGTGTAGTAAAATTCGATGTGTTGTTGTTTGAATTAAGTTCCCCGGAATCTTATGCTATTGATTATAGTAAAATTCACTTTTTCCAAAATTTAGGCGTTTTATTAGCTTCCTTGAGTGTAGGAATTGTTGTAGAGGACTTTGGACTACAAATTCCATTTACTATCGCATTTATGGGATTCATAATAACACTACTGTTATATTTCTTTGTTTTTAAGTCTGTTAGAGTTCATCATAAACAACTAGCTAAAAACTAG
- a CDS encoding pyridoxal phosphate-dependent decarboxylase family protein: protein MIINEAPPFKELSLNSYLFNDESLALYEEYISKTLIYVQKYLAKRKFYKGDDIEEIRRNKKKARLTDINSSSPIHKALEELNELYLENAIAFHNPNYVAHLNCPITLPSIVAELIATTVNTAVETWDQSTSATFIEQEVIRWICNEFKFDEYSDGVFTSGGTQSNFMALLMARDHYAFEKFGINIKQNGWSEQVSKFRFFCSEKSHFSIKKNAALLGMGYDAVVPIKVDSRMRMDTEELVLAIEKTKQEGNIPIAVVATLGTTDYGSFDPIKTIGKIAKEQDLWLHVDGAYGGCYVLTETHNHYFDGVEYADSITIDFHKTLFQPVSCSAFLARNKKHFQYVSYYADYLNPLEDKDSERPNLIEKSIQTTRRFDALKVWLTLKTLGTKTIASYLEEVHHLAKQVYNKMLSNPNFELAHVPELSTVVFRYKNSEADHEPTHNEVNLHIKNTLYKTGKASIASTKLNGNIYLKFTLLNPKNTINNLLNIVDMIEKTGRLYQPKTEAL from the coding sequence ATGATTATAAACGAAGCTCCTCCTTTTAAAGAATTATCACTAAATAGTTACTTATTTAATGATGAATCTCTTGCATTATATGAAGAGTATATTTCCAAAACATTAATTTATGTCCAAAAATATTTGGCAAAGCGAAAGTTTTACAAAGGTGATGATATTGAGGAAATCAGGAGAAATAAGAAGAAAGCAAGATTAACAGATATCAATTCTTCCAGTCCAATTCATAAAGCATTAGAAGAATTAAATGAGTTGTACTTAGAAAATGCAATTGCATTCCATAATCCTAATTATGTTGCTCACTTAAATTGTCCAATTACCCTACCTTCAATTGTTGCAGAATTAATTGCGACAACTGTTAATACGGCAGTTGAAACTTGGGATCAAAGCACTTCGGCAACTTTTATAGAGCAAGAAGTAATTCGTTGGATTTGTAATGAGTTCAAATTTGATGAATATTCAGATGGTGTTTTTACTAGTGGTGGTACTCAATCAAACTTTATGGCATTATTAATGGCAAGAGATCATTATGCCTTCGAAAAATTTGGAATCAACATTAAACAAAATGGATGGTCAGAACAAGTAAGTAAGTTTAGATTCTTTTGTTCTGAAAAATCACATTTTAGTATAAAGAAAAATGCCGCACTTTTAGGTATGGGATATGACGCAGTTGTTCCTATAAAAGTTGATAGCAGAATGCGCATGGATACTGAGGAATTAGTTCTTGCTATAGAAAAAACCAAACAGGAGGGAAATATTCCAATTGCGGTTGTAGCTACTTTAGGAACAACGGATTACGGAAGTTTTGATCCAATAAAAACGATAGGGAAAATTGCAAAAGAACAAGATCTTTGGTTGCATGTTGATGGAGCTTATGGTGGTTGTTATGTATTAACAGAGACTCATAATCACTATTTTGATGGAGTTGAATATGCAGATTCTATCACCATAGATTTTCATAAAACATTATTCCAACCGGTAAGTTGTAGTGCGTTTTTAGCAAGGAACAAAAAACATTTTCAGTATGTTTCTTACTATGCAGACTATTTAAATCCTTTAGAAGATAAAGATTCAGAAAGACCTAATTTAATTGAAAAGTCTATTCAAACCACAAGACGGTTTGATGCTTTAAAAGTTTGGTTAACATTAAAAACATTAGGAACAAAAACTATTGCTTCTTACTTAGAAGAAGTACATCATTTAGCAAAACAGGTGTATAATAAAATGCTTAGTAACCCAAATTTTGAATTAGCACATGTTCCTGAATTAAGTACAGTTGTTTTCAGATACAAAAACTCCGAAGCCGATCATGAACCTACGCATAATGAAGTGAATCTACATATAAAAAATACTTTATATAAAACTGGAAAAGCATCTATTGCAAGTACTAAATTAAATGGAAATATCTATTTAAAGTTCACATTGTTAAACCCAAAAAACACTATTAACAATTTATTGAATATTGTAGATATGATTGAAAAAACAGGTAGACTTTATCAACCTAAAACTGAAGCATTATGA